In Wolbachia endosymbiont of Cimex lectularius, the following are encoded in one genomic region:
- the rpsG gene encoding 30S ribosomal protein S7, giving the protein MARRNKARKREIVPDLRYSSVLLMRFINVIMKCGKKSIAEKIVYGALSSAEKKINESGILIFETAVENVTPSVEVRSRRIGGATYQVPCEVRKDRAISLALRWIAKAASVARKKSGKTSADCLQSEIIDAYNKRGGAFKMYEEKYKMAEANKAFSHLRF; this is encoded by the coding sequence ATGGCTCGTCGTAATAAAGCAAGAAAGAGAGAGATAGTTCCTGATTTGCGTTACAGTAGTGTTTTGTTGATGCGTTTCATTAATGTAATTATGAAATGTGGTAAAAAATCCATTGCAGAAAAAATTGTCTATGGTGCTTTATCTTCAGCTGAAAAGAAAATAAATGAAAGCGGGATATTAATTTTTGAAACAGCAGTAGAAAATGTTACACCTTCTGTAGAAGTACGTTCTCGTCGTATTGGCGGCGCAACTTATCAAGTACCTTGTGAAGTTAGGAAAGATAGAGCAATTTCTTTAGCATTGAGGTGGATTGCTAAAGCTGCTTCCGTTGCTAGAAAGAAGAGTGGCAAAACTTCTGCTGATTGTCTGCAATCTGAAATAATAGATGCTTATAATAAGCGCGGTGGTGCGTTTAAGATGTATGAGGAAAAATATAAAATGGCTGAAGCTAATAAGGCCTTTTCTCATCTTCGCTTTTGA
- the rpsL gene encoding 30S ribosomal protein S12 translates to MPTINQLVRKGRLKLSCKKKVPALGKNNPQRRGVCTKVYTITPRKPNSALRKVARVRISGYGEVTAYIPGEGHNLQEHSVVLIRGGRVKDLPGVRYHIIRGALDLRGVQNRKKARSKYGVKRSG, encoded by the coding sequence ATGCCTACGATAAATCAGTTAGTACGCAAGGGTAGATTGAAATTATCATGTAAGAAAAAGGTACCAGCCTTGGGAAAAAATAACCCTCAGAGGAGGGGTGTTTGCACTAAGGTGTATACTATAACTCCTAGGAAACCTAACTCAGCATTGCGTAAGGTAGCTAGAGTAAGGATTAGTGGATATGGTGAAGTGACAGCTTATATACCTGGTGAGGGCCATAATTTACAAGAGCACTCTGTTGTTTTGATACGTGGTGGGAGAGTTAAAGATTTACCGGGTGTGCGTTATCACATAATAAGAGGTGCTCTTGATTTGCGTGGTGTACAAAATCGAAAGAAAGCTCGTTCAAAATATGGTGTAAAGAGATCTGGTTGA
- the recO gene encoding DNA repair protein RecO: MRWKDEGIVIAIKKYGDKNLVLSLFTKNHGKRRGLTRLTNDSNYKFQISNLLHAEWSAKLPENLGFFKCELIESPFHHFFQDRLKSITIVSFSSILEKVLPESEPYAVLYDNFLYFIDVIKHDNESWQGHYLNLELLLLTQLGFKLDLFKCAVTGAQEDLQFISPKTGRAVSKQAGDYYADKLLPFPQMLHDVYNNNLQNSYSYREFQLGLKVTGYFLNKYLFSQLNMRFPESRDLMLSL, translated from the coding sequence ATGAGATGGAAAGATGAAGGCATCGTTATAGCCATTAAAAAGTACGGTGACAAAAACTTAGTTCTTTCTTTGTTTACAAAAAATCACGGAAAGCGCAGGGGATTAACCAGGCTAACAAATGATAGTAACTACAAGTTTCAAATAAGCAATCTATTACATGCAGAATGGAGTGCTAAACTACCTGAAAATCTGGGATTTTTTAAGTGCGAACTGATCGAATCTCCATTCCACCATTTCTTTCAGGACAGACTAAAAAGCATCACTATTGTTTCTTTTTCTTCTATTTTGGAGAAAGTGCTTCCAGAAAGTGAGCCTTATGCTGTACTGTACGATAATTTTCTATACTTCATCGATGTAATCAAGCACGATAATGAGTCCTGGCAAGGCCATTACCTCAACTTAGAGCTTTTGCTTCTCACACAGCTTGGATTTAAGCTAGATTTATTCAAATGCGCTGTGACAGGTGCTCAGGAAGATTTACAATTTATTTCTCCAAAAACCGGCAGAGCGGTGTCAAAACAAGCAGGAGATTATTATGCAGATAAACTGCTGCCTTTTCCGCAAATGCTGCATGATGTATATAATAATAACCTACAAAACAGCTACTCATATCGAGAATTTCAATTAGGGCTAAAAGTCACAGGATATTTTTTAAATAAGTACCTATTTTCGCAGCTAAACATGAGATTTCCAGAGTCAAGAGACCTCATGCTTTCGCTTTAG